In Pan paniscus chromosome 13, NHGRI_mPanPan1-v2.0_pri, whole genome shotgun sequence, one DNA window encodes the following:
- the LOC100996090 gene encoding ras-related protein Rab-22A-like: MVVTFGLFFSYKTLVRCLHLRRESRGPTRLAADRPDLRPEDGRQPPLRGPGLGRAAAAAPGDALAGPGLSLLNLGRRRALAPGSRAMALRELKVCLLGDTGVGKSSIVWRFVEDSFDPNINPTIGASFMTKTVQYQNELHKFLIWDTAGQERFRALAPMYYRGSAAAIIVYDITKEETFSTLKNWVKELRQHGPPNIVVAIAGNKCDLIDVREVMERDAKDYADSIHAIFVETSAKNAININELFIEISRRIPSTDANPPSGGKGFKLRRQPSEPKRSCC; encoded by the coding sequence ATGGTTGTtacttttggtttgtttttttcttacaaaacttTAGTTAGATGTCTTCACTTAAGAAGGGAATCCCGGGGCCCCACGCGGCTGGCAGCGGACAGGCCGGACCTACGGCCGGAGGACGGGCGGCAGCCGCCTCTGCGCGGACCGGGGCTGGGCCGTGCGGCGGCAGCGGCGCCAGGGGATGCTCTTGCTGGGCCTGGCCTCTCCCTTCTCAACTTAGGGCGGCGGCGGGCCCTCGCCCCTGGCTCCCGGGCCATGGCGCTGAGGGAGCTCAAAGTGTGTCTGCTCGGGGATACAGGTGTAGGTAAATCGAGTATTGTGTGGCggtttgtggaagacagttttgaTCCAAACATCAACCCAACAATAGGGGCATCTTTTATGACCAAGACTGTCCAGTACCAAAATGAGCTACATAAATTCCTAATCTGGGATACAGCTGGACAAGAACGATTTCGTGCCTTAGCACCAATGTACTATCGAGGGTCGGCTGCAGCTATAATCGTTTATGATATCACAAAAGAAGAGACATTTTCAACATTAAAGAATTGGGTGAAAGAGCTTCGACAGCATGGCCCACCTAATATTGTAGTTGCCATTGCAGGAAATAAATGTGATCTTATCGATGTAAGAGAAGTCATGGAGAGAGATGCAAAGGACTACGCCGACTCTATTCAtgcaatttttgtagagaccagcgCAAAAAACGCGATAAACATAAATGAACTCTTTATAGAAATTAGTCGAAGAATTCCATCCACTGACGCCAACCCGCCATCTGGCGGTAAGGGCTTCAAACTCCGAAGACAGCCTTCAGAGCCAAAGCGGAGCTGCTGCTGA